From Paenibacillus antri, the proteins below share one genomic window:
- a CDS encoding alpha/beta hydrolase family protein, whose translation MLAHVTYYSDAYKVKGYLGLPPGCPPLDLDALQSYIADYHRVPFEALPVELVAASIRSGRAGSTRPAAYPALVYCRGGVGGFGRVRPHWVDAFASRGFVCFAPCYRGNEGGEGRDEFGGADREDVHAAIRLLRTLPFVDASRITLLGFSRGSINAALTAAAMPDDIRGLIVWGGVADLARTYEERVDLRRTLKRILGGTPARRPEAFRERSPLHLAERLRCPTLVVHGTVDVQVDVGHGLSMVERLRALDAPVDLHLYEGLGHILPYPVFDAAVDRLLAWADRPANGKTSL comes from the coding sequence ATGCTTGCGCATGTGACGTATTATTCCGACGCGTACAAGGTGAAGGGCTATCTCGGGCTGCCGCCCGGCTGCCCGCCGCTCGACTTGGACGCTCTGCAATCTTACATAGCCGATTATCATCGCGTCCCGTTCGAGGCGCTGCCGGTCGAGCTCGTCGCCGCCTCGATCCGCTCCGGTCGGGCGGGCTCGACTCGCCCGGCGGCGTATCCGGCGCTCGTGTACTGCCGCGGCGGCGTCGGCGGCTTCGGGCGCGTGCGCCCGCATTGGGTCGACGCGTTCGCGAGCCGCGGCTTCGTCTGCTTCGCCCCGTGCTACCGGGGCAACGAAGGCGGCGAAGGCCGCGACGAATTCGGCGGCGCCGACCGCGAGGACGTGCACGCCGCGATCCGTCTGCTGCGGACGCTGCCGTTCGTCGACGCGAGCCGCATTACGCTGCTCGGCTTCTCCCGCGGCTCGATCAACGCCGCGCTGACCGCGGCCGCGATGCCGGACGACATCCGCGGCTTGATTGTGTGGGGCGGCGTCGCCGACCTCGCCCGCACGTACGAGGAGCGCGTCGACCTCCGCCGCACGCTGAAGCGCATCCTTGGCGGCACCCCGGCGAGGCGCCCCGAGGCGTTCCGCGAGCGGTCGCCGCTTCACCTCGCGGAGCGGCTGCGCTGCCCGACGCTCGTCGTGCACGGCACGGTCGACGTGCAGGTCGACGTCGGCCACGGCCTCTCGATGGTCGAGCGGCTCCGGGCGCTCGACGCGCCGGTCGACCTGCATCTGTACGAGGGGCTCGGCCACATTTTGCCGTACCCCGTCTTCGACGCGGCCGTCGACAGACTGCTCGCATGGGCGGACCGCCCCGCGAACGGGAAAACCTCCCTCTAA